Proteins encoded by one window of Melospiza melodia melodia isolate bMelMel2 chromosome 9, bMelMel2.pri, whole genome shotgun sequence:
- the LOC134421706 gene encoding LOW QUALITY PROTEIN: PHD finger protein 7-like (The sequence of the model RefSeq protein was modified relative to this genomic sequence to represent the inferred CDS: inserted 1 base in 1 codon; deleted 2 bases in 1 codon) — translation MAPPSPITTHQCCPCHSGPSDIITRAKGTKNACTSTPPSESKRDCEEGACLKLLRHQACMLCHHTQDNDICGDKRMKFKLCVHTYCQILATGLYPREDTGHFPVGDTRRIIREAANKGPRVHVALXALSWLCPHPTHCLEMQTDHKSPLLTFMGLLCPFQTCFICCKMGATITCCQTGCDRTFHLPCAPDGQCVTQYFGAYRSFCWEHRPQQALRPRPSQDNTCTICLDTVEDNISYKTMACPACQDARFHRHCIQRLALHAGIDFRCPRCLKQEPFMTEMLTMGIRLSKRPPSWQSDPEVGPSDQRHGRCDATTCLCPEGREHTEAHGPWQLRLCCSCAAEGIHQLCSTLGNSTCSWECSTCAATDTGRQQSIQHYAILTGTTMGLAPGPSAQLGSRRALDTTAASSACSLGTVLKTFLLPAPLCRFHWQIRLCGPQNLEHRTADTVPGLGAPQEQLLYKPSAGLKTWRH, via the exons ATGGCACCACCATCGCCCATCACCACACATCAGTGCTGCCCATGTCAcagtggccccagtgacatcatCACCCGGGCCAAAGGCACAAAAAACGCCTGCACATCAACACCACCCTCAGAGTCGAAGAGAGACTGCGAAGAAGGAGCTTGCCTGAAGCTGCTCAGGCACCAGG cctgcatgctgtgccACCACACCCAGGACAACGACATCTGTGGGGACAAGAGAATGAAGTTCAAGCTCTGTGTCCACACCTACTGCCAG ATCCTCGCCACTGGGCTTTACCCACGCGAGGACACTGGACACTTTCCTGTTGGGGACACCAGGCGCATCATCAGGGAAGCAGCCAACAAG GGGCCTCGGGTGCACGTGGCTC GGGCTCTCAGCTGGCTCTGCCCACATCCCACTCACTGTCTGGAGATGCAAACAGACCACAAATCTCCACTCCTGACATtcatggggctgctctgccctttcCAGACCTGCTTCATCTGCTGCAAGATGGGGGCCACCATCACCTGCTGCCAGACGGGCTGCGACCGCAccttccacctgccctgtgccccagacGGACAATGTGTCACCCAGTACTTCGGGGCCTACAG GTCCTTCTGCTGGGAGCACCGCCCACAGCAGGCACTGCGGCCACGTCCAAGCCAGGACAACACCTGCACCATCTGCCTGGACACGGTGGAAGACAACATCTCCTACAAAACCATGGCGTGTCCCGCCTGCCAAGACGCCCGCTTCCACCGGCACTGCATCCAGAGACTGGCTCTGCACGCTGGCATTGACTTCCGATGCCCGCGTTGCCTCAAACAAGAGCCGTTCATGACAGAAATGCTCACCATGGGGATCCGACTCTCTAAGAG ACCCCCATCATGGCAGAGTGACCCAGAGGTCGGACCCTCAGATCAGAGGCATGGCCGCTGCGATGCCACAACGTGCCTTTGTCCAGAAGGCAGGGAGCATACGGAGGCACACGG ACCCTGGCAACTgcggctctgctgctcctgcgcTGCTGAGGGCATCCACCAACTCTGCTCCACTTTGGGGAACAGCACCTGCTCCTGGGAGTGCAGCACCTGTGCTGCCACTGACACTGGTAGGCAACAAAGCATTCAGCACTATGCAATACTCACAGGCACCACGATGggcctggcaccagggccctcggCA CAGCTTGGCTCCAGGAGGGCACTGGATACCACAGCGGCCTCTTCTGCCTGCAGCCTGGGCACTGTCCTGAAAACCTTCCTTCTGCCTGCACCTCTTTGCAGATTCCACTGGCAAATCAGACTTTGTGGACCCCAAAACCTCGAGCACAGAACTGCTGACACTGTCCCAGGACTCGGTGCTCCTCAAGAGCAGCTGCTCTACAAGCCCTCAGCAGGCCTTAAAACATGGCGACACTGA